The segment CAAGCTCGCGCGCACCACTACCCTTTTTTTTAAAAAGCATTATAGTTTGTTGCCTAAAAATTCGTCGCTTTCGCACTCGATTTCAAGCAAGCGGTTGTATTTTGCGTTTCGCTCGCTTCTTGAAGTAGCGCCTGTTTTGATTTCGCCTGTATTTAGCGCGACCGCAAAATCAGCGATAAACGCATCTTCGCTCTCACCACTTCTGTGGCTCATAATGCAACGATAGCCGTTGCGTTGCGCTAGGCGCACGGTTTGCATGGTTTGGCTAACAGAGCCAATTTGATTTGGTTTAATCAAAATCGCATTTGCCACGCCTTTTTTGATACCTTCTAGTAAAATTTTCTCGTTTGTTACAAACAAATCATCGCCCACGAGTTGCACTTTTTTGCCAAGGCGCTCAGTTAGCTTTTTCCAGCCGTCCCAGTCATCTTCGCTTAGACCATCTTCGATAGAGAAAATCGGGTATTTTTCGCACAAATTCGCGTAGTATTCGATTAGCTCTTCGCTTGTGAATTCTCTGCCTTCTAATTTGTATTTTCCGTCCTCGTAAAGCTCGCTAGAAGCGACATCTAGGGCGATTTTAATCTGCTCGCCTGGTTTGTATCCAGCCTTTTCGATTGCGCTCATAATGATTTTAATCGGCTCTTCGTTGTCTTTTAAATTTGGTGCAAAACCACCCTCATCGCCCACAGCTGTGCTATGACCTGCGTCATTTAGGATTTTCTTTAAAGTTTGATAAATCTCGGCTGCTGCGCGCAAAGCGTCGCTGAAATTATCGAAACCAAACGGCATAATCATAAATTCTTGGAAATCCACGCTGTTGTTTGCGTGTGCGCCACCATTGATGATATTAAACATCGGCACAGGCAAAACGCTAGCGTTTGCCCCACCCAAATAGCGATATAGTGGCATATTTAGGCTTTTTGCAGCCGCTCTTGCAACCGCCATAGATACGCCCAAAACAGCATTTGCGCCTAAATTTGAGTAATTCTCAGTGCCGTCAAGCTCTAACATAGTATCATCGATAAATTTTTGATTATACGCATCGGCTCCCACGATTGCCTCAGCGATTGCTTCATTTACATTAGCGACCGCTTTTAGCACGCCTTTTCCGCCAAATCTCGCGTCTTTATCGCGTAACTCCAAAGCCTCTCTTTTGCCAGTGCTTGCCCCACTTGGCACTACTGCGCTCGCTACCGTGCCGTCGCTTAGCTCGACTGTGGCTTTAACCGTCGGATTACCTCTGCTATCTAAAACCTCGATTGCATACACATTTTCTACGAATACCATTATTCTTCTCCTTTATCATCATCGCTAGAATCGCTTAAATTCACGCCTTCGCTTCCCATTTGTTCTTTTATTTTGCCTAGAATTTCATCAGCTACGCTTGGATTGTTTTCTAGGTAAATTTTGGCATTTTCTCTGCCTTGACCAAGCTTCGTATCGCCATAGCTAAACCACGCGCCACTTTTATCGACAATGTCGAGTTTGACGCCATAATCTATTAACTCGCCGACTTTGGAAACGCCCTTGCCAAACATAATGTCAAATTCTGCCACTTTAAACGGCGGAGCCACCTTGTTTTTGACCACTTTTACCTTCGCGCGGTTGCCGATTGGTTCCTCATTTTGTTTGAGTGTGGCGATTTTGCGGATATCGATACGCACTGATGAGTAAAATTTCAGCGCATTTCCGCCTGTGGTGGTCTCTGGCGAGCCGTATCCTGTCATACCGATTTTCATACGAATTTGGTTGATGAAAATCACCGTTGTTCCCATTTTATGCACGACGCCTGTGAGTTTGCGAAGAGCTTGGCTCATAAGTCTAGCTTGAAGTCCTACATGCTGATCGCCCATATCGCCGTCGATTTCGCTCTTTGGCGTAAGTGCTGCGACGCTATCTACAATTATCAAATCAATTGCGCCACTTTTGGCTAGGGTTTCGACGATATCAAGGGCCTGCTCGCCAAAATCAGGTTGGCTTACATATAGATTGTCTGTATCTACGCCCAAATTTGCGGCGTATTTGACATCTAGCGCGTGCTCGGCATCGACAAATGCGCAAATTCCGCCAGCCTTTTGGCACTCGGCGATGATATGAAGTGTCAAAGTAGTTTTACCAGAGCTTTCTGGTCCGTAAATTTCGATAATTCTGCCCTTTGGCACGCCACCGATTCCAAGGGCGATATCAAGGCCGACTGAGCCTGTGGATATCGCGTCGATCGCCTCGACTTGCTTATCGCCAAGGCGAACCAAAGTGCCTTTGCC is part of the Campylobacter sp. VBCF_01 NA2 genome and harbors:
- the eno gene encoding phosphopyruvate hydratase — translated: MVFVENVYAIEVLDSRGNPTVKATVELSDGTVASAVVPSGASTGKREALELRDKDARFGGKGVLKAVANVNEAIAEAIVGADAYNQKFIDDTMLELDGTENYSNLGANAVLGVSMAVARAAAKSLNMPLYRYLGGANASVLPVPMFNIINGGAHANNSVDFQEFMIMPFGFDNFSDALRAAAEIYQTLKKILNDAGHSTAVGDEGGFAPNLKDNEEPIKIIMSAIEKAGYKPGEQIKIALDVASSELYEDGKYKLEGREFTSEELIEYYANLCEKYPIFSIEDGLSEDDWDGWKKLTERLGKKVQLVGDDLFVTNEKILLEGIKKGVANAILIKPNQIGSVSQTMQTVRLAQRNGYRCIMSHRSGESEDAFIADFAVALNTGEIKTGATSRSERNAKYNRLLEIECESDEFLGNKL
- the recA gene encoding recombinase RecA: MDEGKKKTLDAALKSIDKAFGKGTLVRLGDKQVEAIDAISTGSVGLDIALGIGGVPKGRIIEIYGPESSGKTTLTLHIIAECQKAGGICAFVDAEHALDVKYAANLGVDTDNLYVSQPDFGEQALDIVETLAKSGAIDLIIVDSVAALTPKSEIDGDMGDQHVGLQARLMSQALRKLTGVVHKMGTTVIFINQIRMKIGMTGYGSPETTTGGNALKFYSSVRIDIRKIATLKQNEEPIGNRAKVKVVKNKVAPPFKVAEFDIMFGKGVSKVGELIDYGVKLDIVDKSGAWFSYGDTKLGQGRENAKIYLENNPSVADEILGKIKEQMGSEGVNLSDSSDDDKGEE